A single Nocardioides bizhenqiangii DNA region contains:
- a CDS encoding MMPL family transporter yields MTDDGGVSGLARFSAARAGWVVLAWVALAAVLNILVPQLEEVAARDSSPVVPEHAPSIVAVAEMDEAFGNGGSQSFVVIAMERDGGLVPADRKYAGRLAEVLTKDEENVSFVQDVRKDPELLDPLTSEDGEARYLLVGITGQTGAPSSIRQVTAVRDVVDDLAPAGLTTEVTGPTATITDLATETEHSVLRITVVSIGLIALLLWLIYRSFAVTALVLTVVGLGLGLARAVTAWCGLAGVFTVSTFSGSFLTAVVLGAGTDYAIFLVSRYQELRRAGVEPREAAATAGTRVTSVIVGSALTVVLACGCMLLAELGFFTTTGPAIAVSVAINLAVAITLTPALLALAGSRGWCEPRAERTGAFWPRLAGAVATRPGRMLLVALVPLVALAALAPLLDVSYDTRDSQPDDTESNRGYALLDRHYPVNEILPDYVLIQADHDLRNARDLALLERAASAAAQEEGVVLVRSITRPLGEPITKATVARQAGIVGVRLDRASDRVGEGEEGAQQLADGAGQLVDGADQLSDGTGRLAEGAQSAVGGADRLVSGTAELELGVRRLLAGADDAVAGTGQLATGMRQLARGLSTGADQVQLAVDGLGLAYDALRTKSLTCNLDPACRQAREGIRQIWVAERDRLLPGLRDAARAADQLADGTVGLQDGLRRLRDGLRLAREGADRLADGQQLFADQLGGLADGADQLADGADQLADGADQLEGGTEEVAASLPELRQGLSRAATYLRRTGAVAKDPGIGGFYLPPTALEDERFAAAIGLFLSDDGRTARFAVLGGTDAFDHEASARTVEIRETIEQSFHDTRLDDAEVSVTGMAATNADLAHYSQSDMRVVALAALIAVFLVLLVLLRSLVAAAVLMATVVLSYASAIGLSVLVWQLSLGHDIDWTVAAVSFTILVAVGADYNLLLTKRMHEEAPDGSAEGIARATAATGSVITSAGIIFAASMFALMAGSVTTMTQVGFTIGAGLLLDTFVVRSLLVPAIATLLGPRLWWPGGTAETA; encoded by the coding sequence ATGACCGACGACGGAGGCGTCTCGGGGCTGGCGCGGTTCTCCGCGGCGCGGGCCGGCTGGGTGGTGCTGGCCTGGGTGGCGCTGGCGGCCGTCCTCAACATCCTGGTGCCGCAGCTCGAGGAGGTCGCGGCCCGCGACTCCTCGCCGGTGGTGCCGGAGCACGCCCCCTCGATCGTCGCTGTCGCCGAGATGGACGAGGCGTTCGGCAACGGAGGCAGCCAGAGCTTCGTCGTCATCGCGATGGAGCGGGACGGCGGTCTGGTGCCGGCCGACAGGAAGTACGCCGGTCGGCTCGCCGAGGTGCTGACGAAGGACGAGGAGAACGTGTCCTTCGTCCAGGACGTCCGGAAGGACCCGGAGCTGCTCGATCCCCTGACCAGCGAGGACGGCGAGGCCCGCTACCTCCTCGTCGGCATCACCGGGCAGACCGGCGCCCCGTCGTCGATCCGGCAGGTGACCGCCGTACGGGACGTGGTCGACGACCTGGCGCCCGCGGGGCTCACCACGGAGGTGACCGGGCCGACCGCCACCATCACCGACCTGGCCACCGAGACCGAGCACAGCGTGCTGCGGATCACGGTCGTCAGCATCGGCCTGATCGCCCTCCTGCTGTGGCTGATCTACCGCTCGTTCGCGGTGACGGCGCTGGTGCTGACCGTGGTCGGCCTCGGGCTCGGTCTGGCCCGTGCGGTGACGGCGTGGTGCGGCCTGGCCGGCGTCTTCACGGTCTCGACCTTCAGCGGCTCCTTCCTCACGGCGGTAGTGCTCGGTGCCGGCACCGACTACGCGATCTTCCTGGTGAGCCGTTACCAGGAGCTGCGGCGGGCAGGTGTCGAACCCCGCGAGGCGGCGGCGACCGCCGGCACCCGGGTCACCAGCGTGATCGTCGGCTCGGCGCTGACCGTGGTGCTCGCCTGCGGCTGCATGCTCCTCGCTGAGCTCGGGTTCTTCACCACGACCGGTCCGGCGATCGCGGTCAGCGTCGCGATCAACCTCGCGGTCGCGATCACGCTCACGCCCGCGTTGCTGGCGCTCGCCGGCAGCCGCGGCTGGTGCGAGCCGCGCGCGGAGCGGACCGGGGCGTTCTGGCCCCGGCTCGCCGGTGCGGTCGCGACTCGTCCGGGCCGGATGCTGTTGGTCGCCCTGGTGCCGCTGGTCGCGCTCGCGGCCCTTGCCCCGCTGCTCGACGTCAGCTACGACACCCGCGACTCCCAGCCCGACGACACCGAGAGCAACCGGGGCTACGCGCTGCTCGACCGGCACTACCCGGTCAACGAGATCCTGCCCGACTACGTGCTGATCCAGGCCGACCACGACCTTCGCAACGCGCGCGACCTGGCCCTCCTGGAACGTGCGGCGTCCGCGGCGGCGCAGGAGGAGGGCGTGGTGCTCGTCCGCAGCATCACCCGGCCCCTCGGCGAGCCGATCACCAAGGCAACAGTCGCCCGCCAGGCCGGCATCGTCGGCGTCCGCCTCGACCGGGCGTCCGACCGGGTCGGCGAAGGCGAGGAGGGCGCCCAGCAGCTCGCCGACGGGGCCGGACAGCTGGTGGACGGGGCCGACCAGCTCAGCGACGGCACCGGACGACTCGCCGAGGGTGCGCAGAGTGCCGTCGGCGGCGCCGACCGCCTGGTCAGCGGGACCGCCGAGCTCGAGTTGGGAGTACGGCGGCTGCTGGCCGGTGCCGACGACGCGGTCGCGGGCACGGGGCAGCTGGCGACCGGCATGCGCCAGCTCGCCCGCGGTCTGAGCACCGGGGCGGACCAGGTCCAGCTCGCGGTCGACGGCCTCGGACTCGCCTACGACGCGCTTCGCACCAAGAGCCTGACCTGCAACCTGGATCCCGCATGCCGCCAGGCTCGCGAGGGGATCCGACAGATCTGGGTCGCCGAGCGCGACCGGCTGTTGCCCGGTCTGCGGGACGCCGCCCGGGCCGCCGACCAGCTGGCCGACGGCACGGTCGGCCTCCAGGACGGCCTCCGCCGGCTGCGGGACGGACTCCGACTCGCGCGGGAGGGCGCGGACCGGCTCGCCGACGGCCAGCAGCTGTTCGCCGACCAGCTCGGTGGTCTCGCTGACGGGGCGGATCAGCTCGCCGACGGCGCCGACCAGCTCGCCGACGGCGCCGACCAGCTCGAGGGCGGCACCGAGGAGGTCGCCGCGTCCCTGCCCGAGCTGCGACAGGGACTGAGCCGCGCTGCGACGTACCTCCGCCGCACCGGCGCGGTCGCCAAGGATCCGGGCATCGGCGGGTTCTACCTGCCGCCGACCGCGCTCGAGGACGAGCGGTTCGCCGCGGCCATCGGGCTGTTCCTGTCCGACGACGGTCGCACGGCCCGGTTCGCCGTGCTCGGCGGCACCGATGCGTTCGACCACGAGGCGTCGGCCAGGACCGTCGAGATCCGCGAGACGATCGAACAGTCGTTCCACGACACCCGGCTCGACGACGCGGAGGTCAGCGTGACCGGAATGGCGGCGACCAACGCCGACCTCGCCCACTACTCCCAGTCCGACATGCGCGTGGTCGCGCTGGCCGCACTGATCGCGGTCTTCCTGGTACTGCTGGTGCTGCTGCGGAGCCTCGTGGCAGCCGCCGTGCTGATGGCGACCGTCGTCCTCTCCTACGCGTCGGCGATCGGGCTCTCGGTGCTGGTCTGGCAGCTGTCGCTGGGGCACGACATCGACTGGACGGTGGCCGCGGTGTCGTTCACGATCCTGGTCGCGGTCGGAGCCGACTACAACCTGCTGCTGACCAAGCGGATGCACGAGGAAGCACCCGATGGCTCGGCGGAGGGCATCGCCCGGGCGACCGCTGCAACGGGCTCCGTCATCACCTCTGCCGGCATCATCTTCGCCGCGAGTATGTTCGCGCTCATGGCCGGCAGCGTGACCACGATGACGCAGGTGGGCTTCACGA